Part of the Henckelia pumila isolate YLH828 chromosome 2, ASM3356847v2, whole genome shotgun sequence genome is shown below.
ctagaagtTCTCCCAAACGCTACCTAAGTAGTTTCTGGATCCGAAAAGCTAATTTTAGATTTGTTATTTTGTAAGAAGCTACTGTACTACATTTTTGCCACATTGATTTGCGAGATAAGTGTTTGACAAGAGTTATAAGACTGTGTAGTAGATTCAATCAGCAACTTGATTTAAAGATCTTTGTAAATCAACACGAACACAACATGGTAGCTAGCGAAATTCATCATGTAGAGTCTCTCCTCTTGGTCCCGCGGGACGGCAACTCGGCAAGTTTAATCTAATGCCCTCAGTGGTTAAGTCATAATGGGTTTTCTGCGGTCGACCGGAATATCATTAGGTCATGCACGTGAACCTGGACAATGGTCCCATGTTTATCATTAAAAAGATTATCATTTAAATGgcctttttgttttttaaaattgaggTGCATCTTAATTGAAATGAGTTGCGTTTTTGTGGGTCATTCCGAGCTTTGTGTTTCACCACTTTCAGACCTCTATCTTTAAAATCATCTAAATAAAATAGAACGAAAAACGGCCCTTCAAGATTCATGAACTACACCACTACATGGAAAAGTGTATAAAGATTCCAAGTTTTTGGATACATTTTTAGGTATTTGTCTATTGATGCAAGGAATAATTATGGATTTGACATCTACTTGTCAttttttcaatcatttgatctcATAATAGAGCATGTCCCACAAGTTTTGGCCCTCCAATAATTAACTCGAATCCCATATTGAACTTAAGGCAAAGGTGAGGACCACAGGCCCTTTGATTCTGGACCATCCTTGGTATGGTGATGGTACATCATGCTACTTAACATGTTACATGCATGCCCTTGTAAATTCAATTCAGTTGCATATATTCTATGTATCATAggcggaaatttttttattttcctaaTATTGTCGTCGGTGTGAATTATCTAATGTAGTGTTACGTACCATCGgctttatgattttttttctgcCTGATAATTCAAGAGCATGATGAGTGGTGGAGGGAGAGAGGTTGTTGGTCCCTTTCTTTAGCTTCTTCATTTAATACTTGTACGATTTTCGTATACATTACATGATGTAAAATGTGTCTTGTCCCTCCtaagattttataattttagattCGTCCCCCCAAGTGTAAATCCTGACCCCCACTACTGGTGGAAATGGTAGTAGTGGAAATCAGGTTGAGGGCCTGGTAGTTGTTACGCTTTGTCTTAAAGTGTTATTTATCGAGGCATATAACTTAGCAGCTTTTAATGAAACAATTGTTACATATAGGTAATACACTTGGTTATGTTGTTAAATTAGGCAATGTTTGCAATTGCATCCTCTAAAAATAAGCGATTATGGATTTTTtgttaataaatttattaagaAAGAATCCATAATCACTAAGTTCTAGACGATGCAAACACCACCTTACAATCTTGACTAATCTATTCTTGGGAAAGAACCTGAAGTTTCCAACTGATAAGAGTAAAGTAGCTAATCTTGGTGGGCTAATAGATCGAGAAGGTCACAAGTATAGCACGAGATGTGTTTTTACGTAGTAACTTCGAGTTAATGGCATGTTTGCTTTACGGATTCTCATTTAAGAATTAATCATAAGCAGTGGTGATCCGACAATGTACGAGACGTATTGGCAACAGTTGGGGGACAAAACCACGGTCGTGATCCCTGGGTGGAAATTCGTTAGTTATTTTTCCGATAAAAGAAACCTTTGCTGGTTTCTAGAGCCAGAGTTTGCAAGTTCGGTTATCAGGCTGCACAACCTGGTGGGCAATGCTGTTACCGAAAACCGCTACATTGTGGTTGGGACGGGTTCCACACAACTCTACCAGGCAGTGCTATATGCACTCGCTCCACCCAATACTTCAGAGCCAATCGACGTGCTATGTGCTGCTCCATTCTACTCAGTAAGTCGCGTAAATTATATGTCTTTACTTGTCAATTGttcaaatatttctcaaaagaATGATTCTTTAGATAATTCTTCGACATATCAAAATCGATGTTTGGAATCTTGGATTTTTAACTTTTTTACCTGTTTGGTTCTCGAATTTCTTCCCACAATccttttgtttatattttttattgttttcatAAGTGGAAAAAGTCAACCGCATTACTTGAGTTTTTAAATCTAGGTTTATGGAAGTGGGATGATCATTAATTGCATTGAGTTGGCTAAGATTACGATCTCTCTTTTATTGTGCTTTTAAAGTTCATATTGCTGCAATATGCTTCAACTTTAATATTTCTTTTCCACTTGAAGTTATGCTTAAGCTAAAAGATACTGCCATTTTATTCCGCTAAAGCTATTTTCTTTTGTAAAAATTATTTAGTTCAAGTTTACCCTGATTAAGGTCTTGATGCCGTGTGAATGACAGTTCTTTTCGACTACTTGAAAGTTGCTATATAGTCCAACTATTTAAAACTAGATCAtgatcttaaaaaaaaaaattggtttaattaattttttgtggAGCGATCATTGTAGGTGAGGCTTATCTGGTTTCTGACGTCAACGCAGCTGGATTATAACTTTTGTCTTCGAATAATTACATGTTTCAattaatgaaatatatatatccatCAAGAATTATTGATGAATTTGTTAGATCTTTTGCAGTCATATCCACTGATCACTGAATTTTTGAAATCTGGACTTTATAAATGGGGTGGTGATGCTCACAAATTCCGGCAAAATAAACCATATATCGAACTCGTGACATCTCCGAACAACCCAGATGGATTATCAAGACAATCTGTGGTGAATGGCGATCAAGGCATACTGATTCACGACTTGGCATACTATTGGCCACAATATACTCCAATCTCCTATACTGCAGATCACGATATCATGTTGTTCACCGTGTCAAAAACCACTGGCCACGCTGGTACACGTTTGGGGTAAGCTCCGGGTTTCGAATATTGCATTTTCTGGAAATGCTACATTGTGTTAAAAAAATTCAGTTCAATCTTGTAGATGGGCTCTTGTCAAAGATGAAGAAATCGCCAAGAAAATGACCGAATTTATCATGCTTAGTACCATAGGTGTGTCTAAAGAGTCCCAGCTTCGGGCAGCAAAGATACTACAGGTGGTGGCCGATACACACGAATACAGTGCCAACCAAGACTTCAGGGAAGGTGATCCTTTCTTTGAACATAGCTATAACCTCATGTCAAAGAGATGGAAACAACTTCGAAATGTTGTGAACCAAAACAAGATCTTTAGTTTGCCCCATTTCCCTTCCGCCAAATGCACGTTCAGCGGTCATACCTTTGCATCACAACCAGGTAATCTAACTTCTGATCTTGTTTCGCTATCTGTCACATCTCGGGCCCATTAGACCAGGGTTGATCGTATGGAAAAATTTATAACAATTTCTCATGTTTTGTAGCTTTTGCTTGGCTCAAGTGCGATGACGAAATAGACGATTGTGAAAGCTTTCTCCGCGAGCACAAGATATTGGCAAGAAGCGGAAAGCACTTTGGCGATAGCACAAAATACGTTAGAATAAGCGTTTTACCTCGTGATGAAGAATTCCAACAATTTACAGACAGATTATGTAGTATTAGATAGTATATTGAAGAATTTGCCTCCCTTTTtcccttcatttttttttttggccagAAAAAAGGATATCCACAACGTTTAGGTTGCTTTATCGCTAGTATTTTGCGTTTGCTCGATATATTGTCTACACAttgtatttattttcaaaattaccTCTTTTTATAATCGGTGTGGATTCAAGTATCTAGTCATTTGAATTTAGTTCGAGATAATTATTCTTTAAATTGGGTGTTgtgcactttttttttttttttttagaataaaataaaatataactgTAAACCAGAGAGTACAATTTCTTGTAACCAAGAAAGGAATCCATAAGAAATCCAAGTACAATAATGAGATTTAGAATATGCGAATTTAGCTAGCCTATGTGTCAGGATTGAGATGCTACTGTTACTGGGGTAGACCAGTAGTAAGCTACTACTGTCTTGAAGCTGGTTTGATAGGGATAGTAGCTACTTGCTGTTAGTGAGTTCAGTAATGTAAGCCACTGAACTCTCATTTCTCTTATATCTCCAAGAGTCAACCAACAAATACACTTGTGCGGAAACGAGGTTAACTAAGATGTTGGATTGCATCAGTTGGTTCTACTGGTAAGCAAGAATAGAAAGCCGTAAATAATACAGTGGTTTGTTTATGCATGTTCGGAGACTCAACTGcttctacgtcaccccttcttttgGTTCTGCCAGAAGGTACTactataaaattttgattattacAACCCTTGCAACACTCCACCTCAGCTAGGACTTACCCTACTGCCTACAACTGAGACTCCTAGACTCAACAAATCAGTTCTCAACTGATCTTACAAAAGTGTTTTGACCAGTTCACTCAACTGATTAGTTTACAAAGATTGTACAACTCAACACATAACACAAAGTTATCCTAAGAAATCTGATATGTCTAGATGCGTGTGCTAGTGTTCTTCGGCTTCTGTATGTGATCTTCTATGTAAGCGTCGAACTCTTCTTCTATGTATGTAACAACTGAAAGTGTTCATTTGCTCTTTGCTAAGATGTAAGTGGTGTGAGTTCTTGTGAGCCGGTTCGTTCTTCTGTTGGTTGTGGTTTCTATTTATAAGTGCAAGATAACGGTCATCTTTAATTCAAATGCATCCGTTGATAACTAGTCGTTTTCTTGTCTTTTAGTTTACTGTAATAAGGTACACTGTGACTACGTAAATCTGGGTCTACTCAGTGTACTTAGAGACCTTAAGTTAATAGCTTTAACTGGTTTAGAGAGAGCTTCTGCTGTAATGCTTTTCTGCTTCTGCTATTCTCTTTTAAGCTCTTTTGCTTCTGCTATTCTTTTTGATGTGTTTGTCTACtagttttctttcttcttttatgCTGCTCTTCATATATTGTATGTTATTCCTTGTTAAGCTCTTCTAGATCTGTTTCTGTTTCTGTTTCGCAGCTTCTGATTCTATTTCTGTTGATGTGCATAGTTGTTTGTTAAACaccgaaacttggatatttgattTCCTAACAATTTCTCCTTtttttggtgtttgacaaaACTTTAAGCAATTTATCACTTTGTCATTTCCCTCTTTTTGACAAACacatcaactcttgtattctgctgaagcaattttaaaacttcagaACTCGATTAATCTTCTGATGTCCAATGCTGCTCTAATGTCTCATGATGTTTCGATTGATCTTTCCAATATGTTGTAGTTCTTTTCTGTTGTTGATTGTGCTATTGGTGAGCTTCTTCTGATATCACTTGGTCAGGATCTACTGATCTGTTCTTCTGCTTGTTAGGATCTGCTGATCTGTTCTTTTGCTTGCGTCCAACTGCTTTAGTTACTTTCTTTCTCAGTTGGATTTGCTGCTGATTTTGTTAGCGTTCCCCATTAGTTACTGCTTCTACTGAAGCCCAGTCATATGGTATTCTGCTGTTATTGATTGGACTTTATCTAACTGGTTTAACTTTTTTTTGCTGAGAAATGTCTTTTCATGCAATAGCCTGTTATTGGTCTAGAGATTCTTAAGAGATCATAGATTATGAGATCAGTGGTTTCCAATAAAGATATCTTCATGTTTCTGTTAGTACCTGTCATTTCTTTGGGAAATGTGAGCATGCGAGCCCGCAGTtcttcatattttaattttcatcTATAAAAGAAGAACTggtcataaaattaaattctgaAGGTACTCAGGCGTATTTGTGAAGATGAGGTTGCAACAAAGATACAATTACTGAGAGCCAAGATAGAGTTTATCAAGGGAGTTCTAGTAACTTCCCCTCGTCTAACAAGTGCAAGACTAGAGAAATATATGCAGAAACTTGGTACAACCAGACCTGCGAAAGTCTTAGTCCTGATTGCATCTACCTCTTCTCACTTATAAAGAAACTACGTTCTCTAAATAAAATTTCTGAACATCCAAGATATCAGAGGGCTTTAGTTGGTGAACTAGGTATCTATGTAAGGTTGTGGAAGATGGCAGTTCAAAGACAAATTTGTAATGCTAGgagacaaatataaataaactATGTTACATTTTTAGCGTTGCTCCTATTTTGGTTTATTGCAATTAATCAAGACTGACTAActacaaatattttaatacaTGAATACGTGAAATTGATATGAATAAATAAGAGGTAAGAAAGCTTAGTCTGAATCATAGTGAGCGATTGATGTTTTTCAGTAACTGAGTCTGTTCTGCAGCATTTATCCCTAGTCTATCATGTAGATTTTGATAGATCTTCCTGTCAAGCGAATCGTAGGTTGTTGCAGCATCCAATGTGAGATGGTTTCTCCATATTCCTAAGCATGTATGTCACATCATTGGAAAGAGTGAGCATTTATATATGACTCTTCGTATACTGTGAATGCGTCTATAAAAAGAACACTTTGAATTGAATATACACAACACGATAAATACAAAATGTCTGCTGAGATTGAGGTGAAAAAAAAGAGTACAGAATCTCTCCGAACAAAGATTTTCGAGCTACAAACTCGCAATGATGCGCTTCTCTTGCCGAAGGAGAATAAGAGGTTGAAGAAGTACAAGCAACAACTGAAGACGGCAAGCAGTGATGACGTCTTCAGTACAAGGGGTATCCTCATTCTGATGCTCATGAAAGAGCTTTAGATTTTGGATCTGTTCTCACTCTATATTGAGTTTCATTCGGGTGAAATGGTTGTCTGGATGAACTTCTGGAAAATGGCCATAGAGTGAGAGATATAGATTGTAAACAATGATCTATGAATAATATCTACTTTTATTATCTGATATGGTCCTTtcattttatgcataattttaCTTACTGATGCTACGTGAATGCACAAACAAATAAAGAGGCAAATATAAAGCAGACAAACACAAAGAATATCGAATTTTAAAAGTTCAAGGGTAGGAAAGCTTAGGCTTGAGTGTGCGATTGATGTATTCTGGATTTGTATTGTCTGTAGTATCGTTTGAGATGCTGAAGTTCTTCCTTTCTTTAGTCATCCTTTTGAGATGGATTCTTATATGCGGATTGTTGGTTTCTGTTTTACTGGTAGTGCTGGTATATGCTGCAGTGGTCAACAGTAGTTGATCCTATAGCTTCTGTCTGGATTGGTTAAGTAGACAGTTTTTATAACTTGTCATGATCTACTGTGTTGCTCTTTTCTACTAATGTTCTGCCTAGGATGTCTTGACATTTCCTTGAATATCGATTGCTGCTTCTGTTGATTTGACGTGTCTGAGCGCTTTGACTTCTTCAAACTAGAAGTCCTTTCATATTTCTGACACTCTGTTTTGTCATTGGAAAGTGTGAGCATGCAAACAGTCATTTTGTTAACATTTATAAGAGGAAGAATGATTATATTTAGCATAACTAATCATGGAGATGTTCATTCTACATGTTAAGAGAGAAGTTGCACTGAGGATAAATTTGTTGGAGGTAAATATCCAGTTTGCCAAAAAATTATTTGGTCGTATATCCTAAGGAGAGGCACGACAAATATGAGAAGTACAAGCGGCTATTGGGTGCAACCACGTCTGAAGAAGTTTTcagtccaaagggcatccacCTTCTTTCACTCATCAATCGATAAAAGGTTTTATGTAAAATttctgtaaggccctgaaaatattaagttattaattacgaaatttgagatttaaatttcgaatttgggaaaaatattatttgggaatttatggaaattatagatttaatttctaagtcaaaaatatttagtttgagaatttacggattttgggatttaaattccgggatttttaaattaaaaggataaaatatttgaattgattatttatgagatttaagatttaaatgttGAGTTggcaattaaaaaggatttaatttAAGGTTTAAAAGTGATAAGGATTGAATTGCAAAGAGTGGAGTTTtaaggaccaaagtgcaatatTTATCTTTTGAGTGCATTACACGTGGGATTTATATATGAATTGAATGAATCAATTCATTCCACTAAGTAGAAAAACTCGAGAAGGGGAGGAGAGAAAGCTTCCATGGCCGattattttctttcaaattttAGTAAAATTTGATCCGGCCTATAGAATTTctaattgatcgtatatttgggatcacagcttcgagtgctacactttgacgtaagtttgtctaaattctaccatgttttaattttggaaatatttttagaattaagatttgattgtataaatgtgttatagtatatacgacgataacaTATCTAAGTTGGATCGCGAAAAGATCATTGTTTggacatgtttatgaatttttgagtaTTTTCGTGAAAGGAGAGAAGAATTAAGGAACATGTCTGACAATGATGATGAACCGCAggctcccttggtgccaatcagagagcACTTTCGACCAGTGATCCATACacactactctggaatagctcgtggaactatcaatgccAATAATTTTGAGCTCAAGCCTACACTGATTAatatggttcagcagaaccagttTAATGGGAGCACCACATCTAATCCTCATCTACACCTGAGAACCTTCTTTGAAATTACTGATACAGTAATATGAATGGTGTTTCTGACgatattatttgtttaagttttttttttttctctcagggatcatgctaggagttggttgcagtcgTTGCCGCTAgaaagcatcactacttgggaggacaTGGCTGTTAAATTTttagcaaaatattttccacctgccaagtccactcAGTTGAAAATCGAGATCAGTACTTTTAGGCAGCTGGATGCAGAGCAGTTATATGAGGCATGGGAGAGGTATAAATATTTGTTGAGgcgttgtcctaaccataattttgcagattgggagcaaaTTGAGTGGTTCTAAAATGGACTGAATGTTCATGCGAGGATGTCTGTGGACtatgctgctggaggtaccatatttgcTAAGGACCCTGTACAGGCCTATGACATGCTGGAGcagatgactatcaatagtttccaattgcCGTCTGAACGTGTGGGAGTCAAAAAATATGTCGGAGCATATGCAGTTAATcatctcacttctatctctgcCCAACTGTCTGTCTTGACTACACAAGTGGCTGCATTGAACAAAGTGAGCATAGCAGGTTCAGAAGGTGTGTCAGTGGCCATTGAAGAATCTCATCTCCATGAAGAAGCTCATTATATCAATCCCAATCACTATGGAGGATATCGAGGTAACCATTTtcctaatacttatcatcctgaattgcgtaatcatgaaatttttcatatggaaacaataagaatgtgttgaatcctcctccaaggttcaatacaaacaagggtGAGGGAAATTCTTCGTTGGAAGACGTGGTGAGTACTTTTGTGCATGAATCTGGTAAGAGTATGGCAAAAACTGAGTCTCGTCTTGATATTTTGGAGACGCATGTGGTAAATATGGATGCCATTATGAAGTCTATGGAGAATCaaattggatgagcagttctcaaaATTTATTGATATCTTCAAAAAACTTCACATCAATATtccttttgctgatgctttaTTGTAAATGCCGAACTATGTCAAATTCTTGAAGGAGGTGATGTCTAAGAAGCAAAAGTTGGAGGAGTTCGAGACTGTGAActtgactgaagagtgcagtgtgATATTGCAAAAGAATCTACCACAAAAATTAAAGGATCTagagagttttactattccttgcactattggtttttctaattttaataaagcattatgtgatttatgaGCTAGTATTAACTTAATGCCTTTATTTGTTTTCAGGAGTTTAGGATTTGGCGAGTTGAAGCCCACAACAATCGCATTGCAGCTAGCTGAcaaatctatcacatatccgcttgaaATCATTGAGAATGttctggtaaaaatagataaatttattttttctacggattttgttgtgctagatatggagaAAGATGGAAATATGCcgctgatattggggagaccattcttgtcTACTGCTGACGCCAAGATATATGTAAAGAAAGGTGAGTTGACAATGAGTGTTGATGATGCGAAGGTGACGTTGGGTGTTGACGATGCGAAGGTGACATTTAATGCGTTCAAGGAGGTTGGCAATCTATTCAATAAAAACGTGTTCATGATTGAGCAAGCTAAGAAGATGGTGAGTTGTCGCAAAGTGGTTAGTCATGTAGAATTGCCAAGGGAGACGGATAAAAAGGTGCCCGTGGccaagaaaaagaagaagagaaatATCAAGAAGCttgttgaatatgtttggagggtgaaagatAAGGGAAAGACCTCCAACAAAGCGAAACCGAGTTAGATTgagagtatagtcgggctatggactataaactaagcgcttcttgggaggcaacacaaactatttttgt
Proteins encoded:
- the LOC140880512 gene encoding tryptophan aminotransferase-related protein 2-like, producing the protein MELKTMILGHFLVISLALNAGLLYRDYCNNGKHKSVELFSFKTQCKNESLVTKRDAHVAERSPFESSSSKVADGVVDLDHGDPTMYETYWQQLGDKTTVVIPGWKFVSYFSDKRNLCWFLEPEFASSVIRLHNLVGNAVTENRYIVVGTGSTQLYQAVLYALAPPNTSEPIDVLCAAPFYSSYPLITEFLKSGLYKWGGDAHKFRQNKPYIELVTSPNNPDGLSRQSVVNGDQGILIHDLAYYWPQYTPISYTADHDIMLFTVSKTTGHAGTRLGWALVKDEEIAKKMTEFIMLSTIGVSKESQLRAAKILQVVADTHEYSANQDFREGDPFFEHSYNLMSKRWKQLRNVVNQNKIFSLPHFPSAKCTFSGHTFASQPAFAWLKCDDEIDDCESFLREHKILARSGKHFGDSTKYVRISVLPRDEEFQQFTDRLCSIR